One genomic region from Colletes latitarsis isolate SP2378_abdomen chromosome 10, iyColLati1, whole genome shotgun sequence encodes:
- the LOC143346733 gene encoding TBC1 domain family member 13 isoform X1 yields the protein MSILKKRLNEFEDVLNDEEIDLVSLKRLCFHGIPDEGGLRPLCWKLLLNYLPPTRASWSETLTCKRILYKTFIKDLIVMPGEINSNGERVDVTFHDHPLNLNPDSKWQTYFKDNEVLLQIDKDVRRLCPDISFFQQGTDYPCADIVNSSGQKRLHHRVQHTVLRSANVERKGLGVTKQIAVSVRKAVEDYVPLAEGGEAHWEVLERILFLYAKLNPGQGYVQGMNEIVGPIYHTFACDPGQTWREHAEADTFFCFTNLMSEIRDFFIKSLDEAEFGINSMMNKLITQVKTNDPEVWLRLHQQELCPEYYSFRWLTLLLSQEFPLPDVMRIWDTLFADENRFSFLIHICCAMILLLRDQLFAGDFATNVKLLQNFPSMDIQIVLSKAATLAGKTLNSP from the exons ATGAGTATTTTGAAAAAAAG ATTAAACGAATTCGAAGATGTTTTGAACGATGAAGAAATAGATCTTGTCAGTTTGAAACGATTATGTTTCCATG GAATACCAGATGAAGGAGGGCTAAGACCATTGTGTTGGAAACTTTTGTTAAATTATTTGCCTCCTACAAGGGCTAGTTGGTCCGAAACACTTACGTGCAAAAGAATACTCTATAAAACTTTTATCA AGGATCTTATTGTTATGCCTGGTGAAATAAATTCAAATGGTGAAAGAGTAGATGTCACGTTTCACGATCATCCTTTAAATTTAAATCCTGATAGCAAATGGCAAACATATTTTAAGGACAACGAAGTTCTTCTACAGATAGACAAAGATGTTAG GAGGCTCTGTCCGGATATATCATTCTTTCAACAAGGTACAGATTATCCCTGTGCAGATATTGTGAATTCCAGTGGACAGAAACGTTTACACCATAGAGTACAACATACAGTTTTAAGAAGCGCAAATGTGGAAAGGAAAGGACTTGGTGTTACTAAG CAGATAGCAGTTTCCGTCAGGAAAGCTGTAGAAGATTATGTACCACTTGCAGAAGGTGGTGAAGCACATTGGGAGGTTTTAGAAAGAATACTTTTTCTTTATGCTAAGCTTAATCCAGGTCAAGGTTATGTGCAAGGCATGAATGAAATTGTTGGTCCTATTTATCATACGTTTGCTTGTGATCCTGGCCAAACATGGAGAG AACACGCGGAAGCAGATACCTTCTTTTGCTTTACCAATTTAATGAGCGAAATTCGAGATTTTTTTATAAAGTCGTTGGACGAAGCTGAGTTTGGAATAAATTCAATGATGAATAAACTTATTACTCAAGTAAAGACTAATGATCCAGAAGTGTGGTTGCGTTTACATCAACAGGAATTATGTCCAGAATATTACAGTTTTAG aTGGTTGACGCTTCTTCTATCTCAAGAATTTCCATTACCGGATGTTATGAGAATTTGGGATACCTTATTTGCTGATGAGAATAGATTCAGCTTTCTGATACACATATGCTGTGCTATGATTTT GTTATTAAGGGACCAACTATTTGCTGGAGACTTTGCTACAAACGTAAAACTTTTACAA AATTTTCCTTCAATGGATATTCAAATAGTACTTTCTAAAGCAGCGACATTGGCAGGCAAAACTTTAAACTCGCCATAA
- the LOC143346733 gene encoding TBC1 domain family member 13 isoform X2 produces MSILKKRLNEFEDVLNDEEIDLVSLKRLCFHGIPDEGGLRPLCWKLLLNYLPPTRASWSETLTCKRILYKTFIKDLIVMPGEINSNGERVDVTFHDHPLNLNPDSKWQTYFKDNEVLLQIDKDVRRLCPDISFFQQGTDYPCADIVNSSGQKRLHHRVQHTVLRSANVERKGLGVTKIAVSVRKAVEDYVPLAEGGEAHWEVLERILFLYAKLNPGQGYVQGMNEIVGPIYHTFACDPGQTWREHAEADTFFCFTNLMSEIRDFFIKSLDEAEFGINSMMNKLITQVKTNDPEVWLRLHQQELCPEYYSFRWLTLLLSQEFPLPDVMRIWDTLFADENRFSFLIHICCAMILLLRDQLFAGDFATNVKLLQNFPSMDIQIVLSKAATLAGKTLNSP; encoded by the exons ATGAGTATTTTGAAAAAAAG ATTAAACGAATTCGAAGATGTTTTGAACGATGAAGAAATAGATCTTGTCAGTTTGAAACGATTATGTTTCCATG GAATACCAGATGAAGGAGGGCTAAGACCATTGTGTTGGAAACTTTTGTTAAATTATTTGCCTCCTACAAGGGCTAGTTGGTCCGAAACACTTACGTGCAAAAGAATACTCTATAAAACTTTTATCA AGGATCTTATTGTTATGCCTGGTGAAATAAATTCAAATGGTGAAAGAGTAGATGTCACGTTTCACGATCATCCTTTAAATTTAAATCCTGATAGCAAATGGCAAACATATTTTAAGGACAACGAAGTTCTTCTACAGATAGACAAAGATGTTAG GAGGCTCTGTCCGGATATATCATTCTTTCAACAAGGTACAGATTATCCCTGTGCAGATATTGTGAATTCCAGTGGACAGAAACGTTTACACCATAGAGTACAACATACAGTTTTAAGAAGCGCAAATGTGGAAAGGAAAGGACTTGGTGTTACTAAG ATAGCAGTTTCCGTCAGGAAAGCTGTAGAAGATTATGTACCACTTGCAGAAGGTGGTGAAGCACATTGGGAGGTTTTAGAAAGAATACTTTTTCTTTATGCTAAGCTTAATCCAGGTCAAGGTTATGTGCAAGGCATGAATGAAATTGTTGGTCCTATTTATCATACGTTTGCTTGTGATCCTGGCCAAACATGGAGAG AACACGCGGAAGCAGATACCTTCTTTTGCTTTACCAATTTAATGAGCGAAATTCGAGATTTTTTTATAAAGTCGTTGGACGAAGCTGAGTTTGGAATAAATTCAATGATGAATAAACTTATTACTCAAGTAAAGACTAATGATCCAGAAGTGTGGTTGCGTTTACATCAACAGGAATTATGTCCAGAATATTACAGTTTTAG aTGGTTGACGCTTCTTCTATCTCAAGAATTTCCATTACCGGATGTTATGAGAATTTGGGATACCTTATTTGCTGATGAGAATAGATTCAGCTTTCTGATACACATATGCTGTGCTATGATTTT GTTATTAAGGGACCAACTATTTGCTGGAGACTTTGCTACAAACGTAAAACTTTTACAA AATTTTCCTTCAATGGATATTCAAATAGTACTTTCTAAAGCAGCGACATTGGCAGGCAAAACTTTAAACTCGCCATAA